A DNA window from Sporosarcina sp. ANT_H38 contains the following coding sequences:
- the dacB gene encoding D-alanyl-D-alanine carboxypeptidase/D-alanyl-D-alanine-endopeptidase has protein sequence MIQRKIALSLLSVLLLIGTLFTTFAEQSTVYATSTYENLEETINIIMTDGRMQKGTSSVTVRKASTGEIVYQKHGDKGITPASTLKILTAAAALETLGEDYRFTTDVLTNGKVTNGTLDGNLYLRGTGDPTLLKKDFDNFASKLSALGVKKISGDLVGDDTWFDTIRLSPGIDKNDESYYYAAQISAVTVSPNTDYDAGTVIVDAKPAARGKAAKVIITPETGVVRVVNRSKTVPKGTKNTLKIERQYGTNNIVITGNAPIGSSGRKEWITVSNPTAYALDIFKKALLAKGIKFVPSSKAVRGKTLAESKILVSKSSMPLKSLMRPFMKLSNNSHAEVLAKAMGKTKYGDGSWDAGLQVMRDYAESVGLNVNEWMFEDASGMSHANKVTSAQLTELLYEVRTAPWYGSFAQGLPVAGAPDRFIGGTLRNRMKTGTAKGNVVAKTGSLTNVSALAGYAQTKDGETLIFSVLTQDQKSSTIPVLDRIATAITNAEIN, from the coding sequence TTGATACAGAGAAAAATAGCATTATCGTTATTGTCGGTTTTATTGTTGATTGGAACGCTTTTCACTACGTTTGCTGAACAATCAACTGTTTATGCAACTTCAACGTATGAGAATTTGGAAGAAACCATTAATATAATTATGACGGATGGTAGAATGCAGAAAGGGACGAGTAGTGTTACTGTGCGCAAAGCTTCGACTGGGGAAATTGTTTACCAGAAACACGGTGATAAAGGAATTACACCCGCGTCCACGTTGAAAATATTAACTGCAGCGGCAGCACTTGAGACACTTGGCGAAGATTATCGTTTCACGACAGATGTATTAACGAATGGCAAAGTAACAAATGGAACATTGGATGGGAATCTGTATCTCCGTGGGACAGGCGATCCTACATTATTGAAAAAAGACTTTGACAATTTCGCTTCAAAGCTGTCTGCTCTTGGGGTGAAAAAGATTTCAGGTGATCTTGTGGGGGATGACACGTGGTTTGATACAATCCGTCTATCACCAGGTATTGATAAAAATGATGAATCGTATTATTATGCAGCTCAGATTTCAGCAGTGACTGTATCTCCGAATACAGATTATGATGCCGGCACAGTCATTGTAGATGCAAAGCCAGCTGCCCGCGGGAAAGCAGCAAAAGTAATAATAACTCCAGAAACAGGCGTTGTTCGAGTGGTCAATCGTTCAAAGACAGTTCCTAAAGGGACTAAAAACACGTTGAAGATTGAACGTCAATATGGAACAAATAATATTGTCATTACTGGAAATGCTCCGATTGGATCCTCTGGCAGAAAGGAGTGGATTACTGTGTCCAATCCAACTGCCTATGCACTTGATATATTCAAAAAGGCATTACTAGCTAAAGGTATAAAATTTGTTCCTTCGTCTAAAGCAGTGCGCGGAAAAACGCTAGCAGAATCCAAAATTCTCGTTTCAAAAAGTTCCATGCCATTGAAAAGCTTAATGAGGCCTTTTATGAAGTTAAGTAATAACTCACATGCGGAAGTATTGGCGAAAGCTATGGGGAAAACGAAGTATGGAGATGGTAGTTGGGATGCTGGGTTACAAGTGATGCGTGACTATGCCGAGTCTGTCGGATTAAATGTAAACGAGTGGATGTTTGAAGATGCATCCGGTATGTCACATGCGAACAAAGTGACGTCTGCCCAACTCACTGAGTTATTGTATGAGGTACGAACGGCTCCTTGGTACGGATCGTTTGCTCAAGGGCTACCAGTTGCCGGTGCACCGGACAGATTTATCGGAGGTACGCTCAGAAACCGCATGAAAACAGGAACTGCTAAAGGGAATGTCGTTGCGAAAACGGGAAGTCTAACAAATGTCAGTGCTTTGGCAGGTTATGCCCAAACAAAAGACGGGGAAACCCTTATTTTCAGTGTACTAACTCAGGATCAAAAATCTAGTACGATTCCTGTTCTTGACCGTATTGCAACGGCTATAACAAATGCGGAAATAAATTAA
- the selD gene encoding selenide, water dikinase SelD: protein MNTESVKLTTLTTKGGCGCKIGPADLADVLSSLPLASPNPNLLVGLDTSDDAGVYKLTDEIAMVQTLDFFTPIVDDPYDFGQIAATNAISDIYAMGGTPITALNIVAFPIATLDKKILTEILRGSGDKLKEAGVTLVGGHSIDDQEPKFGLAVTGTVHPEKVRTNAGAQPGDKLLLTKPIGVGIYTTSLKNGLLSEDEIVYVTKVMTTLNKTAAETMATYDVHAATDVTGFGLLGHASEIAKASGVGIRIIADQVPILPRTKELADAGKVPGGTKNNFAHVAGVVTYAETMDQTDRWILCDAVTSGGLLIAVPEDQSGKLLDELQQKGVDARIIGEVTEENKGRIIVE from the coding sequence ATGAACACTGAGTCAGTAAAATTAACTACCCTTACAACAAAAGGTGGTTGCGGCTGCAAAATCGGTCCTGCTGATTTGGCCGATGTATTAAGCAGCCTACCACTCGCTTCTCCAAATCCTAACTTGCTCGTTGGCCTCGATACGAGTGATGATGCAGGTGTTTATAAGCTGACTGATGAAATAGCAATGGTGCAGACACTTGACTTTTTCACACCAATTGTCGATGACCCATACGATTTCGGTCAAATCGCTGCTACAAATGCAATCAGTGACATCTACGCAATGGGTGGAACTCCGATTACAGCGCTAAACATCGTCGCTTTCCCAATCGCTACTTTGGATAAAAAAATCCTCACAGAAATTCTTCGTGGTTCCGGTGATAAATTAAAGGAAGCAGGCGTAACACTTGTCGGTGGTCATTCAATAGATGATCAAGAACCAAAATTTGGTCTTGCAGTTACTGGAACTGTCCATCCCGAAAAAGTACGAACAAATGCGGGTGCACAACCAGGCGATAAGTTACTTTTAACAAAACCAATCGGCGTGGGTATCTACACAACATCATTGAAAAATGGTTTATTATCCGAAGATGAAATTGTCTATGTAACGAAAGTTATGACTACACTTAATAAAACAGCAGCAGAAACAATGGCTACATACGATGTCCATGCCGCAACAGACGTAACTGGCTTTGGATTGCTAGGACATGCTTCTGAAATAGCGAAAGCAAGCGGCGTGGGCATTCGCATCATTGCTGACCAAGTACCGATCCTCCCTCGTACAAAAGAACTTGCAGATGCCGGCAAAGTACCTGGCGGAACAAAAAACAATTTCGCCCACGTAGCGGGAGTGGTTACTTACGCTGAAACAATGGACCAAACCGATCGATGGATTTTATGTGATGCTGTGACATCAGGTGGCTTACTTATAGCGGTGCCAGAAGACCAGTCAGGTAAACTGTTGGATGAACTTCAACAAAAAGGCGTTGACGCCCGGATAATCGGCGAAGTAACAGAAGAAAATAAAGGCCGTATCATTGTCGAATAA
- the mnmH gene encoding tRNA 2-selenouridine(34) synthase MnmH has protein sequence MFRDLMLEDILALQEKGPHTFIDVRSPKEFNEATIPGSINIPVFNDEERAEIGTLYKQVGQDVAKERGLEIFAKKLPDFIRAFKLIETPMTVFCWRGGMRSKTAATVLDLMGIYTTRLTGGVRSYRQWVVHELEKEEFSPDFIVLNGNTGTGKTEILKRLADTGYPVIDFENIAGHRGSIFGQIGLEPSNQKKFDSLLIHELERFKTEPHVFIEGESRRIGKVSLPQFIYEKKEIGMQIVIHLPIEERVNIVLSDYEPWNNPERFKEAFQLIEKRLHTPIAKLIETHLENGEFGLAVKLLLEYYYDPRYRYSGDQNSELQKIDIEAINVEDAFQKVLQTISRMKLLPLS, from the coding sequence ATGTTCCGCGATTTAATGTTGGAAGATATACTTGCATTACAAGAAAAAGGTCCACATACATTCATTGATGTTCGTTCTCCTAAAGAGTTTAATGAGGCGACGATTCCTGGAAGCATTAACATCCCTGTTTTCAATGATGAGGAACGCGCAGAAATTGGAACGCTTTATAAACAAGTTGGACAAGATGTTGCAAAGGAAAGAGGACTTGAAATCTTTGCGAAGAAGTTGCCGGATTTTATTCGTGCTTTCAAACTTATTGAAACGCCAATGACGGTATTCTGCTGGCGTGGCGGCATGCGCAGCAAAACTGCAGCGACCGTCCTCGATTTAATGGGCATCTATACCACTCGTTTGACTGGCGGAGTCCGTTCTTATCGCCAATGGGTTGTTCATGAATTGGAAAAAGAAGAATTTTCTCCAGACTTCATTGTATTGAACGGCAATACAGGTACAGGTAAAACCGAGATTTTGAAGCGTCTAGCAGACACTGGCTACCCTGTTATTGACTTCGAGAACATTGCAGGTCATCGTGGATCTATTTTCGGACAAATTGGTCTTGAGCCCAGTAATCAAAAGAAATTTGACTCGTTACTCATTCATGAATTAGAACGATTTAAAACGGAGCCACATGTTTTCATCGAAGGCGAAAGTAGACGAATTGGTAAAGTAAGTTTACCGCAATTTATTTATGAGAAAAAGGAAATTGGGATGCAAATCGTCATTCATCTCCCGATTGAGGAACGGGTTAATATTGTTCTATCAGACTATGAACCATGGAACAACCCGGAACGCTTCAAAGAGGCCTTTCAGTTAATTGAAAAACGTTTACATACACCCATTGCCAAGTTGATAGAAACGCATTTGGAGAATGGTGAGTTTGGATTGGCAGTCAAGTTGCTCCTTGAATACTATTATGATCCAAGATATAGATATTCTGGTGATCAAAATTCCGAATTACAGAAGATAGACATTGAGGCAATAAATGTAGAGGACGCATTCCAAAAAGTTCTTCAAACTATATCACGAATGAAACTTCTACCTTTATCATAA
- a CDS encoding catalase: protein MIEKDNNRKLTTAAGAPVVDNQNSMTAGPRGPILLQDVWLLEKLAHFDREVIPERRMHAKGTAAYGSFTVTHDISKYTKAKVFSEIGKKTDMFVRFSTVAGERGGADAERDIRGFSMRYYTEEGNWDLVGNNTPVFFFRDPMKFPDLNHAVKRDPRTNMRSANNNWDFWSSLPEALHQVTIVMSDRGLPSSYRSMHGFGSHTFSMINAENERVWVKFHMHSQQGIENLTDQEAEAVVGKDRESHQRDLYENIENGNFPKWKMFIQVMTEEEANNMPYNPFDLTKVWYKKDFPLIEVGEWELNRNPDNYFAEVEQAAFTPANVVPGISFSPDKMLQGRLFSYGDAQRYRLGVNHHQIPVNKPKCPVHSFHRDGAMRTDGNLGSTLHYEPNSYGEWQEQPKYKEPALDIFGAADQWNFREDDDNYFEQPGKLFNLMTQEQQQVLFENTGRNMNGVDRHIQLRHIAHCYKADPAYGLGVAAALGIAWSEVEAAATFEAK, encoded by the coding sequence ATGATAGAAAAAGACAATAACAGAAAATTAACAACTGCCGCTGGTGCTCCAGTTGTGGATAATCAAAACTCAATGACTGCTGGGCCTAGAGGGCCAATACTATTACAAGATGTTTGGCTTTTGGAGAAGCTTGCGCATTTTGATCGCGAGGTTATTCCTGAACGCCGTATGCATGCTAAAGGAACAGCTGCGTATGGTTCATTTACCGTAACTCATGATATTTCAAAATATACAAAAGCAAAAGTCTTCTCGGAAATCGGTAAAAAAACAGATATGTTCGTTCGTTTTTCAACAGTTGCCGGTGAACGTGGTGGAGCTGACGCAGAACGAGATATCCGCGGATTTTCAATGAGATATTATACGGAAGAGGGTAACTGGGACCTCGTCGGAAATAACACACCTGTGTTCTTCTTTAGGGATCCAATGAAATTCCCAGACTTGAACCATGCTGTTAAACGTGATCCACGTACAAATATGCGTAGCGCCAATAACAACTGGGACTTCTGGTCATCACTTCCTGAAGCACTTCACCAAGTAACGATTGTTATGAGTGACCGTGGACTTCCAAGTTCATACAGAAGTATGCATGGTTTCGGAAGCCATACCTTTAGTATGATCAATGCTGAAAACGAGCGCGTTTGGGTGAAATTCCACATGCATTCACAGCAAGGAATTGAAAACTTGACTGATCAGGAAGCAGAGGCCGTTGTCGGCAAAGACCGTGAAAGCCATCAACGCGATCTATATGAGAATATCGAAAATGGGAACTTCCCGAAATGGAAAATGTTCATTCAAGTAATGACAGAAGAAGAGGCTAACAACATGCCATATAACCCGTTTGACTTAACAAAAGTATGGTATAAAAAAGACTTCCCTCTTATCGAAGTAGGAGAATGGGAATTAAACCGTAATCCTGATAACTATTTTGCAGAAGTAGAGCAAGCTGCTTTTACACCTGCAAACGTTGTTCCGGGTATCAGTTTCTCACCAGACAAAATGTTACAAGGACGCCTCTTCTCATATGGAGATGCACAACGCTATCGTTTAGGTGTGAACCATCACCAAATTCCAGTCAACAAACCGAAATGCCCAGTTCATAGTTTTCACCGTGACGGCGCAATGCGTACCGATGGTAATCTTGGAAGTACTCTTCATTACGAGCCGAACAGCTATGGTGAATGGCAAGAACAACCGAAATATAAAGAACCAGCTCTAGATATTTTCGGGGCAGCAGACCAATGGAACTTCAGAGAAGATGACGATAATTACTTCGAACAGCCTGGTAAACTCTTTAACTTAATGACGCAAGAACAACAACAAGTATTGTTCGAAAATACGGGACGTAATATGAATGGCGTTGACAGACATATCCAACTTCGTCATATTGCTCACTGTTATAAAGCTGACCCGGCTTACGGACTAGGCGTAGCCGCTGCACTCGGTATTGCTTGGAGCGAAGTAGAAGCAGCAGCAACATTCGAAGCAAAATAA
- a CDS encoding MFS transporter, producing the protein MALKAIESTTTDQALWKNKNFMLIWGGSIISSFGYQMYIIAIPLLIYDLSRSALAMSMMRAIEFFPNIFIGMLAGVFVDRVNRKRMMQWTSLIQAMSMVGMIVLLFSGQLVLWHLYILGFILSSAGYTFGNAHHAVLPQIVMKEQLTSANAKLSFVSTFIQTIGPGLAGALLVAFSYTSTLAVYMLCLIILFMCVSVFQPPATIVMERKKTTIVQDIKEGIDELFRNKTLLTPTITVLFMNFASSLVIGVLVFYVTDQLGATAQQVGLMYTISAIGGIVGAAVISHIRKKFGRGNIYTFCLLFDVAGMACLIFAQTWWAIGMALAIRTFSTTISNIVYFTIRQEFTPNHLLGRVAGTSSMLMKLTLPFGLFIAGLWAEWFPIRILFGISTLIFLLLFIRLYIHPFRKLE; encoded by the coding sequence ATGGCTTTAAAAGCGATAGAAAGCACGACAACAGATCAGGCACTTTGGAAAAACAAAAATTTTATGCTCATTTGGGGTGGCTCTATCATATCTAGCTTTGGCTATCAAATGTACATTATCGCGATTCCATTGCTAATTTATGATTTAAGTCGATCAGCATTGGCAATGAGCATGATGCGAGCGATTGAATTCTTCCCGAATATCTTCATCGGCATGTTGGCTGGTGTATTTGTGGATCGGGTGAACCGAAAACGAATGATGCAATGGACAAGTCTAATTCAGGCGATGTCAATGGTTGGGATGATAGTGCTCCTTTTCTCAGGTCAGCTAGTACTTTGGCATTTATATATCCTTGGATTCATATTATCTTCTGCAGGCTATACGTTCGGCAATGCTCACCATGCCGTTTTGCCGCAAATCGTAATGAAGGAACAGCTTACTTCTGCTAACGCGAAGCTATCCTTTGTAAGTACATTCATCCAGACAATAGGTCCTGGTTTGGCAGGGGCATTGCTAGTAGCCTTTTCCTATACGTCTACATTGGCAGTGTATATGCTCTGCTTAATTATTTTATTTATGTGCGTTTCTGTATTTCAACCGCCGGCAACTATTGTCATGGAGCGAAAGAAAACCACTATCGTGCAAGATATAAAAGAGGGCATAGATGAATTATTTCGTAATAAAACCTTGTTAACTCCGACAATTACAGTCTTATTCATGAACTTTGCTTCAAGTCTAGTGATCGGCGTTCTTGTCTTTTATGTAACCGACCAACTTGGCGCTACAGCACAGCAAGTTGGATTGATGTATACCATTTCGGCAATTGGGGGAATTGTAGGGGCGGCAGTTATAAGTCATATACGGAAAAAGTTTGGTCGTGGAAATATTTATACGTTCTGTCTACTATTTGACGTGGCCGGCATGGCCTGTCTCATCTTTGCGCAAACATGGTGGGCTATAGGAATGGCACTTGCAATACGTACATTCTCTACAACGATTTCCAACATTGTTTATTTCACGATTAGGCAGGAATTTACACCGAATCATCTGCTTGGACGCGTTGCAGGTACCTCGTCCATGCTTATGAAGCTGACTCTTCCATTCGGTCTTTTTATCGCGGGATTATGGGCCGAATGGTTTCCAATTCGAATTTTGTTTGGTATTTCTACCTTGATTTTTCTTTTGTTGTTTATTCGTTTATATATTCATCCTTTTAGGAAATTAGAATAG
- a CDS encoding ABC transporter substrate-binding protein, protein MKYIEHSKELTLHFRKNSETETTIADLSKLLNCSDRHVKTVVKYLHQQGHIHWAIQNGRGKKPKITVLQSNQEILLKEAKHNIQHGHYKDAFQIIQQFDSQLQADFQQWFEKHLGLSQEHSAELSIDVMRYPFYETKLILDPLYILSRHDAHMVQQIFDRLVEYDNVTHQLLPRIAHHWDSDDGMQWTFYLRKSVRFHNGRELTSNDVKATFERFPLNDPIIKNMKQIYTPSKNIIIFQLTKLDFLFPRYLSNMKTSIVPIEVIEKDEHFKLYPVGCGPYRLVHHDENMVRLDVFPDYYGTRPWLDRVEIIKTPYSIHDETKHPLLLNAPNATWNEVRIKEEGADYITFNCRKNGPIQDKQFRQLISNIVNPSDFCLDVGNEEVAYSFLTERSAMLKSANLHPSSEYFETDVVLRIAAQQIRKDANHEREALLLQAQLALHGIESTVELIDLHQLNDCLYKHYDLFVGGIALSEDRLISILTASQSSKLTLYPCLNNEMKTYVDQQITTIKELRDDTTRWETYFQLESYLKSNHILLFLNHRSHTVFEPQNSPYENIRLDCNGRIDYRKIWKRI, encoded by the coding sequence ATGAAATATATTGAACACTCGAAAGAACTTACACTACATTTTCGTAAAAACTCAGAAACTGAAACCACAATCGCAGACCTTTCAAAGCTGCTCAACTGTTCGGATCGGCATGTAAAAACCGTCGTAAAGTATCTACATCAACAAGGGCATATCCATTGGGCAATTCAAAATGGTCGAGGCAAAAAGCCAAAGATAACCGTTCTTCAATCCAACCAAGAGATACTATTGAAAGAAGCGAAACACAACATTCAACACGGACATTATAAAGATGCATTCCAGATTATTCAGCAGTTTGATAGCCAGTTACAAGCTGACTTTCAACAGTGGTTCGAAAAGCATCTGGGCCTCTCACAAGAACACTCGGCTGAACTATCCATCGATGTGATGCGCTATCCATTTTACGAAACAAAACTCATCTTGGATCCGCTATACATCCTTTCCAGGCATGATGCACATATGGTTCAGCAAATCTTTGACCGGCTTGTGGAATATGACAATGTCACCCATCAACTGCTCCCACGAATCGCTCACCACTGGGACAGTGATGATGGTATGCAATGGACCTTTTATCTTAGAAAGAGCGTCCGTTTCCATAATGGTCGAGAGTTGACAAGTAATGATGTAAAAGCAACATTTGAGCGGTTTCCTTTGAATGATCCAATTATAAAAAATATGAAACAGATTTACACACCGTCCAAAAATATCATTATTTTCCAGCTAACAAAACTAGATTTTCTCTTCCCTAGATACTTATCCAACATGAAGACATCCATTGTGCCGATTGAAGTTATTGAAAAAGATGAACATTTTAAACTGTATCCTGTTGGTTGCGGTCCCTACCGATTAGTGCATCATGATGAGAATATGGTTCGTCTAGATGTCTTTCCTGACTATTACGGTACTCGACCATGGTTAGACCGCGTGGAGATTATCAAAACCCCTTACTCAATTCATGATGAAACGAAACATCCACTCCTATTGAATGCACCGAATGCTACGTGGAATGAAGTACGAATTAAGGAAGAAGGAGCAGACTATATCACATTTAACTGTCGCAAGAATGGACCGATTCAAGACAAACAGTTCCGGCAACTCATCTCCAATATCGTTAACCCATCCGATTTTTGTTTAGATGTTGGAAATGAAGAAGTCGCATACAGTTTTTTAACTGAACGTTCGGCAATGCTGAAGTCCGCTAATTTGCATCCTTCAAGTGAATACTTTGAAACAGATGTCGTTCTAAGAATTGCGGCTCAGCAAATCCGAAAAGACGCTAATCACGAACGAGAGGCTTTGCTCCTTCAAGCTCAGCTTGCACTGCACGGAATCGAATCGACTGTGGAACTCATCGACTTACATCAGCTGAATGACTGCTTGTACAAGCACTATGATTTGTTTGTTGGTGGCATTGCCTTAAGTGAAGATCGGCTTATATCTATTTTGACAGCAAGTCAATCTTCAAAACTTACCCTCTATCCTTGCTTAAATAATGAAATGAAAACGTATGTGGATCAACAAATCACCACAATAAAAGAACTACGAGATGATACGACACGTTGGGAGACCTATTTTCAATTAGAGTCGTATTTAAAATCGAACCATATTCTTCTCTTTTTAAATCACCGCTCACACACTGTTTTTGAACCCCAAAATAGTCCATATGAAAATATACGTTTGGATTGTAATGGGAGAATTGATTATCGAAAAATCTGGAAGAGAATTTAG